In Eubacteriales bacterium, a single window of DNA contains:
- the rpiB gene encoding ribose 5-phosphate isomerase B, which translates to MKIALGCDHGGFPLKKEIIKYLESNGFEYIDYGCYDENSVDYPVFAKKVADAVLAKECDYGMLFCGTGIGISIAANKIHGIRCGLCSDVYSAKKTKEHNDANILAMGARVIGPGLAVEIADAFLKTDYSKLEKHQRRLDLITQIENEQ; encoded by the coding sequence ATGAAAATAGCATTAGGATGCGATCACGGTGGATTCCCTCTTAAAAAGGAAATAATTAAATATCTTGAATCTAACGGTTTTGAATATATCGATTATGGATGCTACGATGAAAATTCTGTAGACTATCCGGTTTTTGCGAAGAAAGTCGCTGATGCGGTTTTAGCAAAAGAATGTGACTATGGGATGCTTTTCTGCGGTACAGGAATAGGCATATCTATTGCGGCAAACAAGATCCACGGCATAAGATGCGGGCTTTGCAGCGATGTATATTCAGCTAAAAAGACAAAAGAGCATAACGACGCCAACATTCTTGCGATGGGCGCAAGAGTAATAGGGCCAGGGCTGGCTGTTGAGATAGCCGATGCGTTTTTAAAGACGGATTACTCAAAGCTTGAAAAACATCAAAGAAGGTTGGATTTAATCACACAGATAGAAAACGAACAGTAA